The Theobroma cacao cultivar B97-61/B2 chromosome 1, Criollo_cocoa_genome_V2, whole genome shotgun sequence genome contains the following window.
GCttgcaaaataataataataattcatgatgcaaatgtatatatatatatatattatattatattttttaaaaaaaaataaaaaaataaaaaaataaataaNNNNNNNNNNNNNNNNNNNNNNNNNNNNNNNNNNNNNNNNNNNNNNNNNNNNNNNNNNNNNNNNNNNNNNNNNNNNNNNNNNNNNNNNNNNNNNNNNNNNNNNNNNNNNNNNNNNNNNNNNNNNNNNNNNNNNNNNNNNNNNNNNATTTTCACCGAAGCGTCGGGATAAATCTGAACTCTAGATTTCAAAACCCATTAAGTCAAATAGtcattgttaaaaaataatatatgtaggaaaattttgttacattcgaattaatttaaataaatattactaaataaagttaatccaatcgtttaaaaattaattaattatttattagataagctttgtaatcaagtaaaaaaattgacCAACAACAAATAtggatttaaatagaaaaccaaaaaataaagtatatataaataataaataataaataataaataatccaaaattttttaaacaatcaataaacgcgtgcatgtagatatcatcattttatactgTCATTGCATGCCACTCTTATTTTGCAAATGGCGCGGGAATcctgatgatgggatttccccgAGGAGCTcgtagagacgagttcttccgaggatatctctaggtgaggagaatttcgagacttcaccaaagcgttgggatggtcttcgaataatttttcaataaaagatcACCGActccatcatttaaaataaacaagtcatgacatcattttacgcttgcatcatgtgcatacgtaaagccaaataaaaaactcagtctgtcaatttaataaaaacttaattaataaagtagggattaaattaagaaaagactatattaagataacttaagattaaatggtactgttcgtggaacgggcgccacggaggtgctaacccttctccatacgtaaccgcactcccgaacccatctctaaaaatgTAGATAagttctcgttctttcgacgggcctaaaattaatttaggacttcgtcgattagaatcggattaataggtgaccaatcacaccttagataaaaaaaattggtggcgactcctaaacGAGATTTAATTTTCGCCCGCGTCTGACGaacgggttcccggacccgcacgttacgacataaatattataacaacGATGCGCACACggtccatatatatatatatagagagagagagagagcattAAGGATTTAGGACCTAGTTTGATCCTGCAGGAATGCGTGCGTTAGTACATGGTGAAATGTGAAGCAAACAGCCCAATTTGTCAAGGGCTGATGAGCCAAGTGTCTCCTTCAACATAGTAAGTCCCTATAAAAGGCTCAGCCTCTTCTTCTGTCAGAATTCGTGCCCACGGTACTCTTCCTGTAAAGTTGGCTCCCAGTCCACTGCACTTGTATTCTCCATAGTACACTCTACTGCAAgcacaacaaaaaaattttcagtgTCACTGACTTCAGCCTAATTAAACAAAGCATTGATtaaatagtaattttgtttttttttttcttgagcTAGTGTTTATAACATAACATAAAGTAGTACTTGTTGAACTATAAACAAGTGGTATAATTGGAAGCATTGGACTTACGCATCACGTTTTCGGTCACCCCAATCACTCCACCCTTGGGGAAGAACAACCCTGTCCATGAAGGTGTAAGAGAACACAACCCTTGAATAATCGCCCCAGGCTCTACCAAGGTAGACCATGCCAGGGGCACTGCCGGTGACCACACAATCTTTGAATGAGAACCCACTGGCCAATGATGCATTGGATCGCTTTTGAGCTGTGAGAGAGGCTACCTTCTTGGATATGGAATTCACAGTGCAGTTCTGCACATGGAAGTTggaacataaaaaaaatgctacTAGGCCTAATttgaagattaaaaatttacattggTCACGCAGATAACAAAATGGACCTTATTACTACATTAGGCTTGGGTCAGCAAATAAAAGCAACAGGTCCAGTTGAAAGCCCAGCAATAAGTTTTGGATGCAACAGACTTACCTCGTAAAGGGACCTGCCGTAGCCGAAAATGAAATCAACAGAGCCTTGGATAAAGCAATTATTGAGGTAGTGGAGACCCTTGTGATCATAAAGAGTGTCTTGATCCCCATAAAAACTGCAGTTATAAAATGCAGCCTTGGTCCCTGATATCCGAAGTGCCACGGCTTGACCCCCTCTTGATCCAATCTGATGCGGGACTGTGTTCTGCATCAAGCAAATTCGGCCATCAAATTTCTTTAGGAAATTTGGTAAGTATTTGAAACCATTAGTTTTTCTCCTTTAATGATATTCCTTCTTCATTgcatattaaaaatcaaaagtatgtaataattattttttatcaagttTAATTCTATCAAATAgttttttcattctctttctATTCCAAACATAGAACCAAATGTGCacttaaaaatttatgaaatgtttCGAGTGTCAATGGAATCTTTATGCCCACCTTGTGTGTAACCCAGCCAacaacaaattcaattttcataaaaaataataacagtTAAAAATAGATGCTTTCGATGAGCTGTAAGCATCTCTATTTCAGAGTTTTCATCTGAACTGtctggaaaatggaaaaatgcAACTGGAATTGAAGTCTAAGATTTAGTAATGCGAGAGACCTCGCCAAAGGAATATTTACTAATTTATCTCTACTTTTACTATGGCATGCTTAAAAATCCTGTCAGGTTTACCTCAAACTTCATGTTGATGGCCACAAAATAATTTGCATCCACAGCAACTGTCGCACTCTGAAATGTCTTCAAAGGCATCCCATCTTTGCCAGGACCTGATGCGGTGTCGTTCCCAGTGATGGTCGGTGGGTTACTCGCATCCCCTAGAAAGGTAATGAAGGGCAATGTTCTAGGGATGACAATCTTTTCCCTGGAAATATTAAgcttttcattacaaattgTTATAATGTCTCAAGCACGTGACCTGAAATGTAAATAAGCTGCaacattgaatttaatatACCTGTAAATGCCTGGTTTGATCACCAGAATGACTCTCCTGCTGTTGCGTGATGGAATGCTGCTAAGGGCTTCATTAATAGTCCTGAAATCGCCACTTCCATCTTGACCAACAGTAATTCTCACTTTGTTCATCTCAGCCATCCTCAGCTTATCGTCAAGAACTCTCCCTTTAGCGCCAGGTGACTGAATGAGGGATTCAGCTTGCCAGAAAATCTGCTTACTTTTGTGATTTCGGACATGCCAGCTGAGCCATTTGTCATAGTCTGTTTCACTGCCTGGATTGCTCGAAGTAGTTTTTAAGTAAGAGTTGCAGAAAACAATAAGGAAGAGAACGAGTTGGAAATAGTACTCTGAAGCCATGAGAAGACGCACGAATGTCATTTGGGACCGGGCGGTCTATTAAAATTAGGAAAAGGATTTGGGAGAATGGAATGTGTCACGATATTTACCATTTTATCCTTCTGATGTCCGCCTACCTCTCTCTCGGtatgttattttaaattcatcGGATGCTGCATAAGATAATTAACAAATAGATATTACCACAtgtaaataaaacaaatagaCGACAGATGAATAGTAAGACCTAGAGTGCTGCAATGTGTTGAATTTGGATTATAGGCTGATTGGATGTTCTTTATTAATAAGATTAATATACCTGAGGTGCTCTAAatgttaaaacttaaaaagaagGTAGTCCCCAAACTTGTTTGAGAGCTGCCTCATGAATTGAACTCCCCCCCACCATTATATTTCGTCAATATTCATACATTTCCTTAAAACTTTTCCCTTCCAAGTGAAAACTTGTTCATATATGCAACTTGTCCAGCCGCTGGACAACTTATAGTTGTCGTATTTTGAGTGAAAATGAGCAATGCATATCAGTCACATTACAGAATTGAGTTCATGAGGGCATTTTTGGGAATAAATAATCCATGCTGGCGTTAAAAGGGGACCCCAAGGCCAAACTCTGGAGTTGGAATTTGTTAATATATACTAATATGGTCTTGAATCCTATCCTCTCCCATAATGGTGGGGAAGAGAACTCAGGGAATGCGGGCATAGCTGTATTCCAATTCCCAAAACATTTGGCTGCTCCAAGATCCATTTCTATGGAGTACAAAAACAGGCTAAGTCTAGTAGTGGTGTCCAGAAAATTGCCATGATTCTGTCAATTGTCAAATAC
Protein-coding sequences here:
- the LOC18613750 gene encoding probable pectinesterase 53: MTFVRLLMASEYYFQLVLFLIVFCNSYLKTTSSNPGSETDYDKWLSWHVRNHKSKQIFWQAESLIQSPGAKGRVLDDKLRMAEMNKVRITVGQDGSGDFRTINEALSSIPSRNSRRVILVIKPGIYREKIVIPRTLPFITFLGDASNPPTITGNDTASGPGKDGMPLKTFQSATVAVDANYFVAINMKFENTVPHQIGSRGGQAVALRISGTKAAFYNCSFYGDQDTLYDHKGLHYLNNCFIQGSVDFIFGYGRSLYENCTVNSISKKVASLTAQKRSNASLASGFSFKDCVVTGSAPGMVYLGRAWGDYSRVVFSYTFMDRVVLPQGWSDWGDRKRDARVYYGEYKCSGLGANFTGRVPWARILTEEEAEPFIGTYYVEGDTWLISP